The Arachis hypogaea cultivar Tifrunner chromosome 14, arahy.Tifrunner.gnm2.J5K5, whole genome shotgun sequence genome has a segment encoding these proteins:
- the LOC112741598 gene encoding uncharacterized protein has product MAMEAAEASTTPQLALDDTDINWHRLDKTKFHVIGAILFTAQSALLHPTAVVKTRMQVAGSGLSQMRGMSVFTHILRSDGVPGIFRGFGTSAIGSMPGRVLALTSLEMSKDIMMKYTQGSDIPEASRIGLANGVAGMFSNLVSCVYFVPLDVICQRLMVQGLPGMAPCRGPFDVIRKVFEAEGFRGLYRGFGLTAITQSPASALWWGSYGAAQHIIWRSLGFKDDAENKPSHFQMVTVQATAGMVAGACSSVITTPIDTVKTRLQVMDNYGSGRPSVLKTTKTLLKEDGWWGFYRGFGPRFLNMSLYGTTMIVTYELIKRLSVQPSLRSVA; this is encoded by the exons ATGGCTATGGAAGCTGCTGAGGCTTCAACCACACCACAGTTGGCGCTCGATGATACTGACATCAACTGGcacag GCTGGACAAGACCAAGTTCCATGTAATTGGTGCCATTCTCTTCACTGCTCAATCAGCTTTGCTTCATCCAACAGCAGTGGTTAAGACAAGAATGCAAGTAGCTGGTTCTGGACTCTCTCAAATGCGTGGAATGTCGGTGTTCACTCATATTCTAAGGAGTGATGGTGTTCCCGGAATCTTTAGAGGTTTTGGCACTTCTGCTATTGGATCAATGCCTGGGAGGGTCCTAGCTTTGACGTCTCTAGAGATGTCGAAAGACATTATGATGAAATACACACAAGGTAGTGATATACCAGAAGCTTCAAGAATCGGCCTTGCGAATGGTGTGGCCGGCATGTTTTCCAATCTGGTGTCTTGTGTATACTTCGTGCCTTTGGATGTG ATCTGCCAGAGGTTAATGGTACAAGGTCTTCCAGGAATGGCTCCTTGTCGAGGACCATTTGATGTTATACGTAAAGTTTTCGAGGCCGAGGGTTTCCGAGGCTTGTATAGAGGTTTTGGATTAACAGCCATAACTCAGTCACCGGCATCTGCACTTTGGTGGGGTTCATATGGTGCGGCGCAACACATAATTTGGAG GAGTTTGGGCTTCAAAGATGATGCAGAGAACAAACCTTCACATTTTCAAATGGTGACGGTTCAAGCTACAGCAGGGATGGTGGCCGGTGCGTGTTCTTCGGTTATCACTACTCCAATAGATACAGTAAAAACACGCCTTCAG GTTATGGACAACTACGGTTCTGGAAGACCATCGGTACTGAAGACAACAAAGACTCTCCTTAAAGAAGATGGCTGGTGGGGATTCTACCGGGGGTTTGGACCTCGATTTCTAAACATGTCACTTTATGGAACGACGATGATCGTTACTTATGAACTGATAA AGAGATTGTCAGTACAACCGAGTTTGAGGTCTGTAGCTTAA